A genomic stretch from Natronomonas gomsonensis includes:
- a CDS encoding OB-fold domain-containing protein yields MTMEAYRYEDGSITYPGHPIGPDGSEPVDTVDLSEYTAEVVTWTTSNATPPGVREPNHLAIVEFDIEGTPVRALGQLTTGDVDIGDEVEPVYCEELRDPETGIREPDSQAWDGYRFDPV; encoded by the coding sequence ATGACGATGGAAGCCTACCGCTACGAGGATGGCTCGATAACGTATCCGGGACACCCCATCGGCCCGGACGGCAGCGAACCGGTCGACACCGTCGACCTCTCGGAGTACACCGCCGAAGTCGTGACGTGGACGACATCAAACGCGACGCCGCCGGGCGTCCGCGAACCGAACCACCTCGCAATCGTGGAGTTCGATATCGAAGGCACGCCCGTGCGTGCGCTCGGACAACTCACGACCGGCGATGTCGACATCGGCGACGAAGTCGAACCCGTCTACTGCGAGGAGCTACGCGACCCCGAGACCGGCATCCGCGAACCGGACAGCCAAGCATGGGACGGCTACCGGTTCGACCCCGTCTGA
- a CDS encoding thiolase C-terminal domain-containing protein, which produces MPDVAVIGASMTKFGQRETWVRELLAEAGEACLDDAGVAPDAVEHLYVSNMASGEFEGQTGVPNALAHDLAAVPAYTARIDQTSSSGGAGIYAAWQSIASGASDMTLLVGGEKMTHRTTGEATDVIASLTHPVEYKHGVTLPSFAGLTARLYLSQFDAPRESLAKVAVKNHANGARNPHAQFQKEIDVETAMESPIVADPLRLYDFCPITDGSAALLFCPVEKASEYTDEYAVVSGIGGATDTHVVHERADPTTMGAVVESGREAYEMAGVGPDDIDVAELHDMFTILEFLQMEGLDFAPKGEAWKEMDRGTTELDGELPINTSGGLKSKGHPLGASGVAQGYEIYKQVTDSAGDRQVDADVGLACNVGGFGNCVTTAIMEGRR; this is translated from the coding sequence ATGCCCGACGTTGCTGTCATCGGCGCCTCGATGACGAAGTTCGGACAGCGCGAGACGTGGGTGCGTGAACTGCTCGCCGAGGCGGGCGAAGCCTGCCTCGACGACGCGGGTGTCGCACCCGACGCGGTCGAACACCTCTATGTCTCGAACATGGCCAGCGGCGAGTTCGAGGGACAGACCGGCGTCCCGAACGCCCTCGCTCACGACCTCGCGGCCGTCCCGGCGTACACGGCGCGCATCGACCAGACCTCGTCATCCGGTGGCGCCGGCATCTACGCCGCCTGGCAGTCCATCGCCAGCGGAGCCAGCGACATGACACTGCTCGTCGGCGGCGAGAAGATGACCCACCGCACGACCGGCGAAGCGACCGACGTTATCGCCTCGCTCACCCACCCAGTCGAGTACAAACACGGCGTCACGCTGCCATCTTTCGCCGGGCTCACGGCCCGACTGTACCTCTCGCAGTTCGACGCGCCCAGAGAGAGCCTCGCGAAGGTGGCGGTGAAGAACCACGCCAACGGCGCCCGGAATCCACACGCGCAGTTCCAGAAGGAAATCGACGTCGAGACGGCCATGGAGTCCCCGATAGTCGCCGACCCGCTGCGACTGTACGATTTCTGTCCAATCACGGACGGGTCGGCGGCGCTTCTGTTCTGTCCCGTAGAGAAGGCCAGCGAGTACACCGACGAGTACGCCGTCGTCTCCGGCATCGGCGGCGCGACCGACACCCACGTCGTCCACGAGCGCGCCGACCCGACGACGATGGGCGCCGTCGTCGAATCCGGTCGAGAAGCCTACGAGATGGCCGGAGTCGGCCCCGACGACATCGACGTGGCGGAACTCCACGACATGTTCACCATCCTCGAGTTCCTCCAGATGGAGGGTCTCGATTTCGCGCCCAAAGGAGAGGCGTGGAAAGAGATGGACCGCGGGACGACCGAACTGGACGGGGAATTACCCATCAACACCTCCGGTGGTCTGAAATCGAAGGGCCACCCGCTCGGCGCCTCCGGCGTCGCACAGGGGTACGAGATATACAAACAGGTCACCGATTCGGCCGGCGACCGGCAGGTCGACGCCGACGTGGGGCTGGCCTGCAACGTCGGTGGCTTCGGAAACTGTGTCACCACCGCGATTATGGAGGGCCGACGATGA
- a CDS encoding beta-ketoacyl-ACP reductase → MTLENRTCVVTGASRGIGRAIAEEFGDYGANVVVNYRSSEGEAHEVAEAIEDSGGAALPVQADVADEAEIEAMAETTREAFGPADILVNNAGVTVDKKFENMSREDWKRVVEVNLGGVFNATNAYFDDIKSAEDGRLINISSVVGQQGNYGQANYATTKSGLFGFTRTLALELASTGSTANCVAPGFVKTDMLETVPERVQEKILQRVPLDRFATPEDVAGIVRFVASEDAGYMTGQILAVNGGMEW, encoded by the coding sequence ATGACACTCGAAAACCGAACCTGCGTCGTCACGGGCGCATCGCGGGGTATCGGGCGGGCAATTGCCGAGGAGTTCGGTGACTACGGCGCGAACGTTGTCGTCAACTACCGCTCTTCCGAGGGGGAGGCACACGAGGTTGCCGAGGCTATCGAGGACTCGGGGGGCGCTGCGCTGCCGGTACAAGCCGATGTGGCCGACGAAGCCGAAATCGAGGCGATGGCCGAGACAACACGGGAGGCGTTCGGACCGGCGGATATCCTCGTGAACAACGCCGGCGTCACCGTCGACAAGAAGTTCGAGAACATGAGTCGGGAGGATTGGAAACGGGTCGTGGAGGTGAACCTCGGTGGGGTGTTCAACGCGACGAACGCTTACTTCGATGACATCAAGTCGGCGGAGGACGGCCGCCTCATCAACATTTCGTCGGTGGTTGGCCAGCAGGGCAACTACGGGCAGGCGAACTACGCGACGACGAAGTCAGGATTGTTCGGCTTCACCCGGACGCTCGCGCTCGAGTTGGCGTCCACTGGGTCGACGGCGAACTGCGTCGCCCCCGGGTTCGTGAAGACGGACATGTTAGAGACGGTTCCCGAACGGGTCCAGGAGAAAATCCTCCAGCGGGTCCCCCTCGACCGGTTTGCGACGCCGGAGGACGTGGCGGGCATCGTCCGCTTCGTCGCCAGCGAGGACGCCGGCTACATGACCGGCCAAATCCTCGCCGTCAACGGCGGCATGGAGTGGTAG
- a CDS encoding ABC transporter ATP-binding protein: MSSGTAEFTGGAADVTTDLSRERPTVLELDGVRKSYSGTQVIHDLSLTVREGELLTLLGPSGCGKTTTLRLIAGLERPDGGAVRLDGATVSGERFVAPEDRDVGVVFQEFALFPHLNARENIAFGIQDRSETEREQRIDELLELVGLTEHGEKTPEELSGGQQQRVALARSLAPEPSLLLLDEPFSNLDVDLRVEMREEVREILKEAGVTAISVTHDQEEAMSISDRVAVMSEGGLEQVGTPEKVFQQPRSRFVAGFLGHASFVSGRVREDCVDTGVGCIPFEQVNGLTEEYVGSDIDLMVRPDDVRSRGAEPGTANGEVVHRRYLGPTVLYRVELDSGDVVGCMHNHADEVSLDDPVFVSLDADHELAWFPRGERKMADGGTVEE; the protein is encoded by the coding sequence ATGTCTAGCGGAACGGCGGAGTTCACGGGCGGCGCGGCAGACGTCACCACCGACCTATCGAGGGAACGCCCCACGGTGCTCGAACTCGATGGAGTTCGGAAGTCCTACAGCGGAACCCAGGTGATTCACGACCTCTCGCTTACGGTTCGGGAGGGAGAACTGCTCACCCTCTTGGGGCCATCCGGCTGTGGAAAGACGACGACGCTCCGGCTTATCGCCGGTCTCGAACGCCCCGACGGCGGGGCCGTCCGACTCGATGGGGCTACCGTCTCCGGAGAGCGGTTCGTCGCTCCGGAGGACCGAGACGTCGGCGTGGTCTTCCAGGAGTTCGCGCTGTTTCCGCACCTGAACGCCCGCGAAAACATCGCCTTCGGAATACAGGACCGCTCCGAGACGGAACGCGAGCAGCGCATCGACGAACTGCTGGAACTCGTCGGACTAACCGAACACGGCGAAAAAACGCCCGAAGAGCTCTCCGGCGGCCAACAGCAGCGCGTTGCCCTGGCTCGGTCGCTGGCACCCGAGCCGAGTCTCCTCCTTCTGGACGAGCCGTTCTCGAATCTCGACGTCGACCTCCGCGTCGAGATGCGCGAAGAGGTCCGGGAAATCCTCAAGGAGGCCGGCGTCACGGCAATCTCCGTCACACACGACCAAGAGGAGGCGATGTCCATCTCCGACCGCGTCGCCGTGATGAGCGAAGGCGGGCTCGAACAGGTCGGAACCCCCGAAAAGGTGTTCCAACAGCCCCGCTCGCGATTCGTAGCTGGCTTTCTCGGCCACGCGTCGTTCGTCTCCGGGCGCGTGCGCGAGGACTGTGTCGACACCGGCGTCGGCTGTATCCCCTTCGAGCAGGTCAACGGCCTCACCGAGGAGTACGTCGGCTCCGATATCGACCTCATGGTCCGGCCGGACGACGTTCGCTCACGCGGTGCGGAACCCGGAACGGCCAACGGCGAAGTGGTCCACCGCCGATATCTCGGCCCGACAGTGCTGTACCGGGTGGAACTCGACTCCGGTGACGTCGTCGGCTGTATGCACAACCACGCCGACGAGGTGTCGCTGGACGACCCCGTCTTCGTCAGCCTCGACGCCGACCACGAACTCGCGTGGTTCCCCCGTGGAGAGCGGAAGATGGCCGACGGCGGAACCGTCGAAGAGTAA
- a CDS encoding DUF7124 domain-containing protein, with protein MSLTLAFELSALRCLADPEGAVREARQWSEHVGVVTDRPPHVLTKFTRDNHIRNDFEPAVESADKTLEHLLAHFDTDRFVFVAESGTDAPDGWELQSTTDAADRAGWELADETPSTPPQSSTHERDDWP; from the coding sequence ATGAGTTTGACCCTCGCCTTCGAGCTTTCGGCGCTCCGTTGCCTCGCTGACCCCGAGGGAGCCGTCCGCGAAGCGCGCCAATGGAGCGAACACGTCGGCGTCGTTACCGACCGGCCGCCGCACGTCCTGACGAAGTTCACTCGCGATAACCACATCCGAAACGACTTCGAGCCCGCCGTCGAGTCGGCTGACAAGACGCTCGAACATCTGCTGGCGCACTTCGACACCGACAGGTTCGTCTTCGTAGCCGAGTCGGGAACCGACGCACCGGACGGGTGGGAACTCCAGTCGACGACCGACGCCGCCGACCGTGCTGGCTGGGAACTCGCCGACGAAACACCGTCGACGCCACCGCAGTCGAGCACACACGAACGCGACGACTGGCCGTAA
- a CDS encoding DUF5805 domain-containing protein, whose amino-acid sequence MSSEGERVSVQTYVSSTQRERWREEADELDMSQAEYVRTMIQAGRRSFDLNTEASSLSSDSSNSVEARSPDATPRGEGLKDRVLEVLRAEEFADWELLLAGVTDDIEERLEETLDELQSEDRIRYSGRHGGYTVVDDGR is encoded by the coding sequence ATGAGCAGCGAGGGCGAACGCGTCTCGGTGCAGACCTACGTGTCGTCGACCCAACGGGAGCGTTGGCGTGAGGAAGCCGACGAACTCGACATGAGTCAGGCCGAGTACGTTCGAACGATGATTCAGGCCGGCCGACGGAGCTTCGATTTAAATACGGAAGCGAGTTCTTTAAGTAGTGATTCGAGCAACTCCGTCGAAGCCCGTTCTCCGGACGCTACCCCTAGGGGAGAGGGCTTGAAAGACCGTGTTCTCGAGGTGCTTCGCGCCGAAGAGTTCGCTGACTGGGAGTTGTTGCTCGCCGGCGTCACCGACGACATAGAAGAGCGACTCGAAGAGACGCTCGACGAGCTTCAGTCGGAGGACCGAATTCGATACAGTGGTCGCCACGGCGGATACACGGTGGTGGACGATGGGCGTTGA
- a CDS encoding tyrosine-type recombinase/integrase, producing MGVDDRSGTTTPEDPVAYFLQDMTFHGRTDRTKAAYKRVLRDFESFVADERGTTLPTATQRECMAWVHSLRGEHADSTVASYASYVHRFYAYMTQVGAFDSNPMALVTEEMDESIDTDPARREISIPQMRSFFADICHPYERALVGTLLKTGIRVGECCNLDLRDVHLDDSEVQTAYQIEHRGALDGRPDSLYIASDPAKGEVYNGEERTASNKRKRDTVIPIDGGLKRLLKAWLAIRPDTQSSAEPLFCSTSEWGKRATPSMVRTIVAEQAGKRGWYREGGDASENVTPHYFRHFFTTHLRDRTGDRGVVKYLRGDVATDIIDTYTHNWGDRVREVYEANVYDLL from the coding sequence ATGGGCGTTGACGACCGCAGTGGAACGACGACACCGGAGGACCCCGTCGCGTACTTTCTCCAGGACATGACCTTCCACGGCCGGACCGACCGGACGAAGGCGGCCTACAAGCGCGTCTTGCGGGATTTCGAGTCGTTCGTCGCCGACGAACGGGGGACGACGCTTCCGACCGCGACACAGCGGGAGTGTATGGCGTGGGTCCACTCGCTTCGGGGCGAACACGCCGACAGCACCGTGGCGTCGTACGCCTCCTACGTCCACCGGTTTTACGCCTACATGACGCAGGTCGGCGCCTTCGATTCGAACCCGATGGCGCTTGTCACCGAGGAGATGGACGAATCAATCGACACAGACCCCGCCCGCCGGGAAATATCCATCCCCCAGATGCGGTCGTTCTTCGCGGACATCTGCCATCCCTACGAGCGCGCTCTCGTCGGCACGCTTCTGAAGACCGGAATCCGAGTTGGGGAGTGCTGCAATCTCGATTTACGCGACGTACACCTCGACGATTCGGAGGTTCAGACGGCCTACCAAATCGAACATCGCGGCGCGTTAGACGGCCGTCCGGACTCCCTATACATCGCCAGCGACCCCGCGAAAGGGGAAGTCTACAACGGCGAGGAACGGACGGCATCGAACAAACGGAAGCGAGACACCGTCATCCCAATTGACGGGGGGCTAAAGCGCCTCCTGAAGGCGTGGCTGGCGATTCGTCCGGACACACAGTCGTCGGCGGAGCCGCTTTTCTGTTCGACGAGCGAGTGGGGAAAGCGGGCGACACCGTCGATGGTCCGGACTATCGTGGCCGAACAGGCCGGTAAACGCGGCTGGTATCGGGAGGGTGGCGACGCCTCGGAGAACGTCACGCCACACTACTTTCGGCACTTCTTCACCACGCATCTTCGCGATAGAACCGGCGACAGAGGCGTCGTAAAGTACCTCCGCGGCGACGTGGCCACGGATATCATCGACACTTACACCCACAACTGGGGCGACCGCGTCCGGGAGGTGTACGAAGCCAACGTCTACGACCTCC